Genomic DNA from Nomascus leucogenys isolate Asia chromosome 10, Asia_NLE_v1, whole genome shotgun sequence:
TGCGTTTGCGGCTCTCTCCTGAGAAGGGCCACACAGAgagccctgccccctgcccttAGAGGCCCCTCAGGTCAAGGTTTAGGCAGATTAGTGAAGTCCTAAGCTGGTTTCCTAAAGATTTCTATTTCTGGGAGAGGAGCCAGTCAGCAGACCAGGGACCACACGCCGCGctgtccccagcacccagcccaggtTACCATGGCCTCCCTGTTCTCTGGCCGCATCCTGATCTGCAACAATAGCGACCAGGACGAGCTGGACACGGAGACCGAGGTCAGCCGCAGGCTGGAGAACCGGCTGGTGCTGCTGTTCTTTGGCGCCGGGGCTTGTCCGCAGTGCCAGGCCTTCGTGCCTATCCTCAAGGACTTCTTCGTGCGGCTCACAGATGAGTTCTATGTACTGCGGGCGGCGCAGCTGGCCCTGGTGTACGTGTCCCAGGACTCCACGGAGGAGCAGCAGGACCTTTTCCTCAAGGACATGCCAAAGAAGTGGCTTTTCTTGCCCTTTGAGGATGAtctgaggaggtgaggaggggcagggagggcttcctggaggagggggcatGTTTGCTGAAAGTGAAGCATCCATTATCACTAGAGTGAATGAGCAGCCCCTGTGTGCCAGTCCATATACTGGGAACTAGGGGGTACAGAGAGGGGTGTCCACTTCCACATGCTGGCTTCCATGCCACCCCAGGGAGCTTAGAGCCGAGTGAGAGGGACAGATGCAAAAGAGAGACTCAACTATGTAATagcaaggccgggcgtggtggcttaaccctgtaatcccaggactttggcaggccgaggtgggaggatcatctgaggtcgggagttcgagaccagcctggtcaacatggtgaaaccctgtctgtactaaaaatacaaaaattagccaggcatggtggtgggcgcctgtaatcccagctgcttgggaggctgaggcaggagaatcatttgaacctgggaggcagatgctgcagtgaggaaaaaaaaaaaaaaaaaaaaaaaaaaaaaaaaaaaaaaaaaaaaaaaaaaaaaaaaaaaaaaaaaaggcatgcagtagcctgggaggtagagatgcGTGGAGTGAGGTGAGCatgtgcccactgcactccagccagggcaatacaagtagaccctgtctcttaaaaaagtaaggccaggcacggtggctcacgcctgtaaatctagcactttgggaggccaaggtgagcagatcacctgaggtcaggagttcgagactagcctgaccaatatggcaaaaccccgtctgtactaaacatacaaaaattagccaggccttgtggcgcacacctgtggtcccagccactcgggaggctgaggcaggagaatcacttgaatccaggaggcgaaagttgcaatgatctgagatggtgccactgcacttcagcctgggcaacagagcaagactccgtctaaaaaaaaaaaaaagagagaaagaaagaaaaagaagaaagaaagaaagtaagttcAAACATAGCAAAAAGTTGAAAGAAGTGTACAATGAAACCCACCgcaactgttaacattttgccatattcaCTTTGTCTACACACACGTGTAGTTTGTGCTAAACTATTTGAAAGTGAGTTGCAGACTTCATGACATTTTCCCAATGTCATGCCTTTTGTTACTCAACAAGTTGGAAGTTTCTGGTCATCGTCATAGTTTGGACATCATCACAGTTTGGACACTGAATCCTGCCCACTGCCCTCGGCAGCTAAGGAGATTCCTCCCTGATGCTAGCAACACTCCCTTCCCTGGGGCAGCTGCAGACAAATGCTGACCTTGTCTGAGACAGGGTCCTCTCAACAAAACATTCACCCAGACTAGTATGTTATCTGGGCAGTTCCCATTCCACATCCCCCGTAGACGGGATATCCAGTTAAATgaaatttcaggctgggcatggtggctcatgcctgtaatcccagtgctttgggaggcagagatggaaggatgacttgaggccaggagttcaaaaccagcctgggcaacatagcaagaccatgtctttacaaaaacttaaaaaaaaaattaggtgtagtggtacaagcctgtagtcccagctactcaggaggctgaagctataggatcacttgagcccagaagtttgaagttACCGCGatctgtgatcccaccactgcactctagcctgggtgacagatggaggctctgtctctaaaaaaaaaaaaaaaaaaaaagagagagataaacaatgaataatctttcttttagtataagtatgtctcaTGCATTTggatatacttatactaaaagATTATtcattgcttatctgaaattcaaatttaactagtgtgtgtatttatatatagaatagagagagatggggtctcgttatgttgccaaagctggtctcaaacccttgggctcaggcaatcctcccacctcagcatcccaaagtgctgggattacagggatgagccactgtaccctgcctcaaatttttacttttacttttaattttttttgtttttttttgagatggagtctcgctctttcgcccaggccggactgcagtggtgcaatctcggctcactgcaagctccgcctcccgggttcacgccattctcctgccttagcctcccaagtagctgggactacaggcgcccgccaccgcgcccggctaattttttttgtatttttagtagagacggggtttcaccgtgttagccaggatggtctcgatctcctgacctcgtgatccgcccgcctcagcctcccaaagtgctggaattacaggcgtgagccaacgcgcccagccaatttttatttttttaagagagggagTGTCTCATATTTTTAATTGCTGAACCTGGCAAACTACTCATGGGATTTTGTAAGTATTATGGGTTCTCTTTGTGGCAGCCTGGAAAAGGGCCACTGAAGAACGCAGCAGGCTGAAATTAAGAACTGTTAGCtatggccaggagcagtggctcatgcctataatcccagcattttgggagaccaaggaaggcggatcacttgaggtcaggagttcaagaccagcctggccaacatggtgatacctcatctctactaaaaatacaaaaattaactggttgtgttggcacactcctgtagtcccagctactcaggaggctgaggtaggagaatcgcttgaacccaggaggcagagattgcaatgagccaagatcatgccactgcattccagcctgggcagcacagcgagactctgtcttaaacaaacaaaagaaaaaagccaggcacgttggctcacacctgtaatcccagggaggctGTTTTgtgttggcacgcacctgtattcccagctacttgtgaggctgaggcaggagaattgcttcaacccaggaggcagaggttgcagtgagctgagattacgccattgcactccagcctgggtgacagagcgagactctgtctcaaataaataaataaataaaattttttaaagaaataaaaaatatatataattaattataaaagaaaaataaaggactgTGGGTTGAgcctggtgcctgtagtcccagctacttgggaggctgagatgggaggatcccttgagcccaggagttcaaaaccagaaaaaaaaaaaaacagaactctgGATGATGGGCCCAGTTTGGCAGCTGCCTCTACTCCAGGATGAGAGGGTGGAGGGTGCAGGATTTGGGCCTAGATGGGGGGTTTGGTCCAGGGTCTCCTAGGGTTGTGGAGAGCTTCCCATTGACTTCCTTTAAGACTTAGAACAaagctgaggctgggcacagtggctcatgcctgtaatcccagcactttgggaggctgaggcaggaggattgcatgagctcaggagtttgagaccagctcaggcaacatagtgagaccctgtttctacaagacagtttaaaaattagccaggcatggtggtgcgagcctgtagtccagctatttggaaggctgaggccagaggattgcttcagcctgggaggtcgaggctgcagtgagctgtgattgtaccattgctctccagcctgggtgacagagcaagatgctgtctcaaagaaaaagaaaaaaagaacaaaattgaaacTCCTTACCATGACCCTATATGGCTTGTGTGATCAGGGCTGTACCCCAATGACcatcccacctcagggcctttgcatgttcTGTGCCTACTGCCTGGGATACCTTTCCCCCAGTTCTCCAACCCCCTTCATCCCACAGATCTCAGCTCAGAGATTGCAGCTCATCTCTCCTTGGAGAGATGCTCTCTAACCAGCAACCCCTTACCCTGCTTAATATctctctctgacttttttttttcttttgagatgaagtcttgctccgttgcccaggctggagtgcagtggcataatctcggctgactgcaaccttggcctcccaggttcaagcaattctcctgcctcagcctcccaagtagctgagactacaggcgcctgccaccacacccagctaatgtttttgttttttaagcagagatggggtttcaccatgttggccaggctggtctcgaactcctgacctctggaggacccacccatctcagcctcccaaagtgctgagattacaggcatgagccaccacgccggccaagcaggagaaattttaaaaaccatacatGATGTTGGATGCTGAAAGGCACTTCGGAGAAAAACACTGCTTTGGGttgttatttattctatttttcagacaggatctggctctgtcacccaggctggagtgtagtggtgcaatcatagctcactgcagcctcgaaatcctgggctcaagcgatccttctacctcggcctcctgagtacctgggactacaggagcgcaccaccacgccatgctttatttatctatttatttatttgtttatttatttatttattggtagagacagggtcttactacgTTGTCCTTATGTCTTGCGACGTGAGGTCTCCATACTACAGGGTCTTAGCCTGCAAATGTCTGACGAGAGCGCTCCAGGCGCAGGGCACAGCCAGCGCAAATGCCCCGAGGTTGGAGCATGCCTGGGGTGCTGGAGCCATAGCGCGGGGGCCAAAGTgtctggccctggccctggtccTCGTGTGCACCTACCCAGTGCTCGGCAAGAGACAGTAAACACAGAAGGCGCTGCCTAAGTACTGGGAGGAGGGATGTGGGGCTCTCTGGTTCAGCATCAGGGATGTGGATCCGTCCAGACTGACCTGCCCGCTCCGCAGGGACCTCGGGCGCCAGTTCTCAGTGGAGCGCCTGCCAGCGGTCGTGGTGCTCAAGCCGGACGGGGACGTGCTCACTCGCGACGGCGCCGACGAGATCCAGCGCCTGGGCACCGCCTGCTTCTCCAACTGGCAGGAGGCGGCGGAGGTGCTGGACCGCAACTTCCAGCTGCCGGAGGACCTGGAGGACCAGGAGCCACGGAGCCTCACCGAGTGCCTGCGCCGCCACAAGTACCGCGTGGAAAAGGCGGCGCGAGGCGGGCGCGACcccgggggagggggcggggaggagggCGGGGAGGAGGGCGGGGCCGGGGGGCTGTTCTGACCGCCTAGGGTGGAGGAGAGGAGTGGGGTTTGGTGATgaacctccacccccaccccacctccgcacgcctgtaatcccagcacttgggcaggccgaggcgggaggatcacttgagcccaggagttcgagatcagcctgggcaacagagtgagactctgactctacaaaaattaaaaattagcccggtgtggtggcgcacacctgtggcttagctacccaggaggctgaggtgggaggatggattgagtatgggaggtcaaggctgcagtgaaccgtgatcgcaccacttgcacactgcactccaacctgagcgacagaaggagaccctgtccccaaaaacacaaaaggaaaccctcctcccccgccccgcccccgaaAGAGAgcgggatgggggtgggggggggccaGGGCGGAGGGCAGGGCCGAGGGCGGATGTTATGACCCCCTAGGGTGGAGGAGTTGGGGTTTGGTGATGAACCCCTCCACTCCGGAGGTGGAGAGCTGggagggagtggggtggggatggggggtaGGGGTGCCAGGGCGGAGGGTCGGGAGGGCCAAGGCGGAGGGCGGGGCCGAGGGGGGGCTGTTCTGACCCCATAGTTGGGGAAGACTGGTGGAGGGGTGACAGGTCTATGAAAAGCCTGCCCCCCACTGCGGGAGAGCGGGCTGGATGGAAGTCGGGAGGCTGTTCTGAGTCCTCCTCTGCCCCAGGTGGGCAGGCCGCGGGAGGGGAATCTGTAATGAGCCTCCTGGaagcagaggagaggggagggggaggggattGTCAGAAATCTGCGCAGGAGTAGGGCGGGACGGAGCTCACTGTGGGAGCACGAGATAGGGGACTGTCTGGGTTCCGAGCACTCCTCCGGGGGCAGGCGCGGCTGGGGGAGCTGTTCTGAGCTCCCATGATGAAGAGGGGTGGAGCCGAAGTGGGAAGGGGGAGGGGTGATGTCTGTTCTGAGCCCATCCCCAGGAGGGGTGAGGGCAGAGGGAGTGTGATACGATCCACAGGGAGAAGCAGGACAGGACCTGGGGAGTCTGTTTTGATCCCCACGCAGGGAAGGGTGGGAGCTAGGATGGAGCGAGTGGCAGGGGATTCTCTGTTCTGAGACATCCCCTCACACCCAGGGATCTGTTCTGGTCTTCCAGGTGCGCATCTGAGCCTCCCGGGCCAGATAATAAAGTAGGGAGAGCTTTTCAAGGatctctataaatatttctgagaCCTGGCTGAGGGGGAGTAATTAATGGctccaaaaatgagaaaatgcaaactaaaatagAACAAATGTGCTGAAAACGCCGAGCCCATCCTACATTAAATGagttgcccactttttttttttttttttttttgagagggagtttggctcttgttgcccaggctggagtgcaatggcacgatctcggctcaccgcaacctctgcctcccgggttgaagtgattctcctgcctcagcctcccaagaagctgggattacaggcacaccaccacacccgactaatttttgtatttttagtagagatggggtttcttcatgttggtcaggttggtcttgaactcccgacctcaggtgatctgcctgcctcggcctcccaaagtgctgggattacaggcctgagccaccgcgtccggccgagTTGCCCACATATTTCATGCGCAAAGTCACAACAATCCTTTAACGACAGATTTATATGTTACACGGGATGCATTTCAATATTTGGTACCACGTGGGCTTAGGGTCCCGGGCTGCCAGTAGGAGCCAAGAGTCTcccaggtctccctctgtcgctcgTGAACCGGGGCATTACCAGGGAAGACGGCAGAATATAGAAATCAAAAACTCCAATCTAGAACCATCTCCGGGCTTTGTGACTGTG
This window encodes:
- the NXNL1 gene encoding nucleoredoxin-like protein 1, with amino-acid sequence MASLFSGRILICNNSDQDELDTETEVSRRLENRLVLLFFGAGACPQCQAFVPILKDFFVRLTDEFYVLRAAQLALVYVSQDSTEEQQDLFLKDMPKKWLFLPFEDDLRRDLGRQFSVERLPAVVVLKPDGDVLTRDGADEIQRLGTACFSNWQEAAEVLDRNFQLPEDLEDQEPRSLTECLRRHKYRVEKAARGGRDPGGGGGEEGGEEGGAGGLF